The Flavobacteriales bacterium DNA segment AATTGAACATAGACTTCCGAATTCTATCTATGATTCTGTTTAATGTATACCAACTGTAGACGCTTGTAAATGGTCAGATTGGGTAATTTGGGGGCGTAGACCGATGGTCTATTCATGCCGTGTACAACATGCTTTTCAAAACCCGATGAACAATTCTATTGGTAAATATGTGACGCTAGCAGGTCTGTTCATTCTCTGCTCAATACGGATCAATGCTCAGCATAAAAGTGGTCTGACTTTAAAGGAGCGAGTAGATAGATTGAATGAACTGGCAGTTGAGCTTGCCAAAACCTCTCCTGAAAACGCCATGATATTCGGAGATAGCGCTAAAATTCTGGCCCGTCAAATTGACTATGCGGAAGGAATTGCGAATGCCAACCTCAACTTAGGAAACGCGCATACCAATGCAGATCGATATGATACCGCGTTCTACTTTCTGCGTGCTGCGCAACAGCAATTTGCCAAACTTCGCATGACTGAACGCATAGCAAAGGTTGATAACCAAATGGGGCTTACGTTTCAGCACAATGGCGTGTATGACAGTGCTGTATCCTATTTCAATAAGGCATTGGACCTATACACGTCTATTCGAGAACAACAAGGAATTGCCAGTGCATGCAATAATCTTGGAAATACCTATATGTTCAAGGGTCAGAACAAGCTGGCGCTCCAGTATTTGGAAAGAGCGTTGGCACTGAGAAGGAAGATCGGGAATGCTGACACCACATCGAGTTTTATGAATTTGGGCATCGTGCAAATGCAACTTGGTAACTTCCCAGCGTCTCTGAATCTATATCTGACAGCTCTAAATACATTTTCAGCCTTAAAAGACAGTTTCAATATCATTCAGGTACATTCTAACCTCGGCATCTTATATCAGAAAATGCTTGAGTATGATAAGGCTGAGGCGAGCTTTGAACTTGCGTTGGCCTATCAGGAAAAGATGGGGTTCAAACTCAGCGCTAATAAAACGCACAATAATCTTGGACAGCTGTTTTTCAGTGAGAACAGAGCGGAAGAGGGGTTTGAACATTTTCATAAGTCGCTCGACATTCTACAGGAAATAAAATCTGATCAGGACCTCTGGACACCACTGCTCAACATTGGATACTACCATCGGGAGTTAGGGAACTACGACAAGGCGATCGAATATCTTACGCAGGCTTTCATATCAAGTGAAAAAACGAAAAGCAGGGAGGGCAAATGTCTAACCACTATCCATCTTGCGTTGACCTATAAGGACCTTAACGATTTTGACAAGGCCACGTACTACTCTGAAAAGAGTCTAGAATTCGCAGATGTTGGTATTCCACCATCGACCAAAGAATATATACTGTACTCCATCCACGAGATCTATGACGCCAAAGGCAATTCTAAAAAAGCACTCGAATACTTCAAGGAGTACACTGCTCTAAAAGATAGTGTGCTCAATGAGCACAAATTGAATCAGCTTATTGAGCTTCAGACCCTCTACGGACTGAACCTGAAAGAAAAAGAAATAGAGCAGCTGCAACTTAAATCTGAACAAGCCGATCTGAGGTCAAATGTGCTTTGGGTTTCGTTGGTCTTAGTTTTGCTTCTTTCTGGGCTGACCGTGCTTTTGTTCAGGAGCAGACTCAAAATTCAAAATGCCAACAACCGCGTGCTGGAAGCAAACGCAAGTGTTTTGGCCAATCAGATCTTGCTTAAGTCTGAACTTTTAGAAGAGCTGAAGCAGAAAATGGAACAATTGAAATCTGCTGGTACAAAAGCAAGCAAATCACAGTTTTTCAACATCATCAGGTTGCTGGAAACAAGCATCAAATTTGAAGATGACTGGAGTACTTTCTCAAAGACTTTGAAAGAAGTTGACCCTAGTTTTTTTGACCGTTTAGGAAAAGAATTCCCCGATTTGACCAATAGTGAGATCCGACTGATCGCTTTGATTCGATTACGATTGACCAATAAAGAAATTTCCAACATTATTCACGTTGAGCCGAACAGCGTAAAGCAAAGTCGTTATCGGCTGAAGAAAAAACTTGGCCTTGCACTGAATCACGATCTGGCCAAGTTTATTTACGAATTTTAACACGCTCCTACTTCCACTACTTTAGAGGGTTCAGCTTTTTGATTACGGTTGCTTCAAGATTACCAGCTGGTCCGAAGTTCATTATCACCATGCTGATCTCATTGCCACTTTTTTGATCTGGGGTTTGAAGTATGTTGTTTCCATTTTCATATCGATGAATTTCAAGGTGTAGGCTGCAAGTGGTGCGTGATGCGGCATGCACCTACCGTGGCTAGTTAAATAAGTACGCGGTGTGCGCAGTCCCTTTTTCGGTTCCGACACGGATGATGTAAAAGCCAACGTTCATGTTCAATCCAATAGTGGGTCTAGTAGCTTTCAGGTTGAATCTGCAAAGGATGCGTCTAATCCTATTCATCATCTGAAGGTTTCCATTTGAGCTGTAAATCCTAGAGCCGACCTCCATCATATCTTACACCGACTGTCGATAAATCCTCGCTAATTCAATCACAGTACTTATGATTCTTGTCAATCCCAATAAAATTGTGATTCTAGTTTGATGACTTCTAAGTTTGAAATAGGTAAAGCACTAATGCATAGTTCGAAGTGAGGATGTCAAATCTATCTAAAGCCTAGAAATTTGTCCGCTTGGTTCCACCACACACTAGGCTGGTCTGGGACCGGCCTTTGGGATATTTGCGAAACCCTGCTATGAAGCAATTTATCTCAAGCAAGTTCTTTCAGGCGAGCATGCATTCCGATTTATTTGTTCAATTCAGTACTTTGAGAAAAAACCGCTAAAACCCTTTTCACAGTTGTCAAATGTTTCAGAGACTGCTGAAATTGGCATTTAGACCTAAAGATCCTCCTACATAGTAATTTCGGCTCTTCAGAAGAAAACAGTTTGTCCATTCATTTTGGCAGTACGTCTATTTGATGAGGCAGTACTGGTTTTGAACTGGATTTTTGAGCCGATATGTGGAAATCGGAACAAATATCTAGGGCCATTTGTATTGCTGTATTGCTTTCCATAGCGACAAGTTGCGCAATGGGTCAAGAACGACAAACGTGGTCGTTGAAGGATTGCATCACCCATGCCCTTCAGCACAACATCAGCGTAAAGGATGCCGAACTGGCGCAAGATGCTTCCGAAATCGACCTGAAACAATCCAAATGGCAGCGGATGCCGAACTTATCAGGTAGTGCCTCTCAAAGCCTTACTAACGGAAATAGCATTGACCCGATAACGAGCGATTACGTGACCAAACAGATTCACTCAACAAGTGTCGGACTTAGTTCTCAATTAACGCTCTATCAAGGGAGCAAGCTTGCTAACCAGATCAAACAGAATAAGTTGCTACTTGAACAGAACTCATTCTACGTTCAAGAGGCCAAGAACAGCATTATACTTAGCATAACGGAAGCCTTTGTGCAGGCTATGTACAATTGGGAAAGCATTGGAATTGCCCAAGATGCTCTTGCTATTTCGGAAAAGCAGCTTGAGAGCGCTAGAATCCGATATGAGGCAGGCGCAACGGCTTCAAAGGATTTTGTTGATGCACAATCGCAACTGGCAACTTCAAAATACAACCTGATAAACGCCAGGAACAATTACGAAATGCAAATACTGACCCTCAAGCAATTGTTGGAGTTGGAGCCCGGAACGCCATTTGAAATTGCAGATGCTGATCTTGAAAACACCGAAGTGGCACTTATACCTAAAGTGATAGACGTTTATCAGAAGGCGTTGGGAAGCAGGCCAGAGATCCGATCGTCTGAGGTGAATATTGCAGTCAACGAAAAAGGATTGGCAATCGCAAAGGGATCGTATCTGCCAACCCTCGCGCTTTCGGGAAGTTTGGGAACTGGCTATACCAGCACACAGAATCTGAGTTTCATCGATCAGTTCGATTTCAATTTCAATCAACGGGCAACAGTTTCTCTCAGCGTTCCGATCTATAATCGTCACAACACAAAATATCAGGTGCAAACCGCAAAAGTCAACATTGAACGGGCCAAACTGAAAAAGGCAACGGCCGAGAAAGCCCTTTTCAGAAACGTAGAGACTGCTTGGCAGAATGCCACAGCATCACAAGAAAAACTGATCGCTGCAAAAGCAGCCCTTGTAGCTGCCAAGGCTGCTTACGACCTCTCAAAAAAACAGCAGGAACTGGGTTCACTCAGCACCTTCGATCTTGGCGTTGCGCAGAATACGTACACCAATGCCGAACAAAATGTGGTACAGGCCAAATACCTGACCATTCTATACACGCAACTACTCGATTTCTATCAGAATCAACAATAGACCATTCTCACAATGAACTACAGGATACTTAGAATTGTAATCGGCAGCATCGCGATTATCGCAGCTGTCATTTTCTGCTACTTCTATTTCTCGGACAGTGCGGCAAACGAAGTTCAAGTGGAAACTCTTGTGGTGGAAAAAGGAAGTGTGGCCAAGGTTGTTACCGCAACGGGAACCGTGCAGCCGATCACACAAGTGGAAGTAGGAACGCAGGTATCAGGAGTTGTGGAGAAGATTTATGTTGACTTCAACAGCCAAGTAAAGGCCGGGCAACTATTGGCAGAATTAGATAAGGTGAACTTGGAGGCTGCACTTCTTCAGTCTCAGGCCAGCTATGACAATATCGTGAACGAACGCAACTATCTGCAAGGCATCCACGACCGCCAGAAAACACTCTACGACCGCCAATTGCTCAGTCAGTCCGACTACGACCAAGCGCTATATAATCTGAACAATGCCAAAAGCTCAGTCATACAGCGCGAGTCTGATCTTCAAAGGGCAAAAACAAACTTGGGATATGCAAAGATATATTCGCCCATTTCAGGCGTTGTGCTCTCCAAGAATGTGGATGAGGGACAAACCGTTGCGGCAAGTTACAGCACTCCTACCTTGTTCACCATTGCGCAAGACCTCAAACAGATGCAGGTAGAGGCAGATGTGGATGAGGCCGACATAGGCCAGGTGATTGAGGGTCAACGTGTGAGTTTTACGGTTGATGCCTACCAAGGAGAAGAATTTACTGGAAAGGTGACTCAGGTGAGATTGAATCCGACCACCACTTCGAACGTGGTCACCTACACGGTGGTGATACGGGCTGAAAATCCAGAATTGAAATTAAAACCGGGACTTACGGCTGTCGTTTCCATCTACACCCTTGAACTGAACGACATTTTGACCATTCAATCCAAGGTGGTCAATTTTCAGCCCGATATAGACTTGATTGTGCAGTACCGCAATCAACACGGAATTGTATCCGAGATGCCTGATAAGATTCCCCCACTGGGAAAAGATGGCAAGAAACCGGAGGGAATGCCTGAAGGATTTTTCCCGATGGGAAAAACGAGCAAAAGGCCAGACGGGAAAATGCCCGAAGGGTTCCCTCCCTTGCCAAACGGTAGTAAGATGGTGTGGAAGCTTGAGAATGGAGACATTAGGCCAAGCCCTGTCACGCTTGGGGCAAGCGATGGCATAAACGTAGAAATTCTTTCGGGTTTACTGGAAGGAGATACGGTTATTTTCAGCATGAAATCCATCAGCAACGAAGCCTCAGGACCAGCAGGCCCTGATGCCGCCAGCAGTCCGTTCGTGCCGAAGATGCCAGGTGGAAAACGCAAATAGCATGGTAAAGACCATCGTTCAAATAGAAGACCTACGAAGGTCATTTGTCATGGGCAATGAGACCGTTCATGCGTTGAAAGGAGTTTCCCTCCGCATTGAAGAAGGGGAATTCGTTACCATAATGGGTTCGAGCGGTTCTGGAAAAAGCACATTGCTCAATATTCTTGGATGCCTGGACAAGCCGACATCAGGGAGTTACCTGATTGATGGCATGCCAATGAACGAGCAGAGCAAGAATCAATTGGCCGAGATCAGGAACAAAAAACTGGGTTTCATCTTTCAGTCTTACAACCTACTTCCGCGCACCACGGCTATAGAAAATGTTGAACTTCCGTTGTTCTACAACAGTTCTATAAGCAGTTCAGAGCGAAGAAAAAGAGCCATCGATGCATTGGAAAGTGTTGGACTTTCGGATAGATTGGACCACACGCCAGCCCAACTTTCGGGCGGACAGCAACAGCGTGTGGCAATTGCCCGTTCATTGGTAAATGACCCAGTGGTCATATTTGCCGATGAAGCAACGGGGAATCTTGACACGCGCACTTCGTACGAGATCATGGCACTATTCCAAGATCTTAATAAACGTGGGAAGACCATCATTTTTGTCACTCACGAACCTGATATTGCCGCATTTAGCAAGCGCACCATCGTGCTCAAAGATGGCCACATCATTAAAGATGAGCTCAATCCGAAAATCCTCGTGGCGGCAGAATCCTTGGCATCAATGCCTATAGACGAAGACTGATATGCGTGTACTCAACCTGCTGAAAATAGCTTTCAAGGCCATCCTGCTGAATAAGGTCCGATCATTGCTCACCATGCTGGGCATTATCATTGGTGTGGCATCTGTCATTGCCATGTTGGCTATCGGAGAAGGCTCCAAGGCCAGCATCCGTTCGCAGATTTCGAGCATGGGTTCAAACATGATAACCATCAGAGCAGGAGCAGATATGCGCGGTGGTGTACGAATGAGTGGCAGTGATATGCAATCGTTGACCTTATCAGACCTAAAACTCATTGAAGAGGAGGCCACCTTGATTAGCTCCATCTCTCCGCAGGTTTCGGGAAACGGACAGGCCATCAGAGGGGCAAACAACTGGCCAACATCCATCTATGGCGTCTCGACTGAATACGTGACCATCAAGACCTTGGAAATGACAGATGGAAATATGTTCACAGACAAAGAAGTGCAATCTGCCGCCAAAGTGGCCGTCATTGGACAAACGGTGAGGGAAAACCTGTTTTCGGATGGAGAAGATCCGGTTGGGCAGACCATCCGTTACGGCAACATTCCATTTAGGATTATTGGCGTATTGAGCCCAAAGGGCGAGAACACATTCGGACAGGATCAAGACGATGTGATTCTTGCGCCTTACACCGCAGTTCAAAAACGCATTCTTGCAATCGATTATCTACACTCCATTTTGGCATCGGCCAAAAGCGAAGAAGATGCACCCGCAGCAGTTGAAGAAGTGAGCGAGATTCTTCGGAAATCTCACAAACTGTCAGATTATGATGCAGATGACTTCAACGTCATGTCAATGGAAGAACTCATTGCCACATTCAGTTCAACCACTGAAATGCTGACCGTTCTGTTGGTGGCCATTGCGGGTATTTCACTTCTCATTGGTGGAATCGGAATTATGAATATCATGTACGTTTCGGTCAAAGAACGTACGCGGGAGATCGGTCTGAGATTGGCCGTTGGTGGAAAAGAAACGGACATTCTGATGCAGTTTCTTATCGAGGCCGTGATGATAAGTATAACAGGCGGGGTTTTAGGTGTCATTATAGGTCTTGGCGCAACATTCGCGATTGAGAACATCTTGAATTGGCCCATAGTTGTAACTGCGAATTCCATCATCATTTCGTTTACA contains these protein-coding regions:
- a CDS encoding tetratricopeptide repeat protein codes for the protein MNNSIGKYVTLAGLFILCSIRINAQHKSGLTLKERVDRLNELAVELAKTSPENAMIFGDSAKILARQIDYAEGIANANLNLGNAHTNADRYDTAFYFLRAAQQQFAKLRMTERIAKVDNQMGLTFQHNGVYDSAVSYFNKALDLYTSIREQQGIASACNNLGNTYMFKGQNKLALQYLERALALRRKIGNADTTSSFMNLGIVQMQLGNFPASLNLYLTALNTFSALKDSFNIIQVHSNLGILYQKMLEYDKAEASFELALAYQEKMGFKLSANKTHNNLGQLFFSENRAEEGFEHFHKSLDILQEIKSDQDLWTPLLNIGYYHRELGNYDKAIEYLTQAFISSEKTKSREGKCLTTIHLALTYKDLNDFDKATYYSEKSLEFADVGIPPSTKEYILYSIHEIYDAKGNSKKALEYFKEYTALKDSVLNEHKLNQLIELQTLYGLNLKEKEIEQLQLKSEQADLRSNVLWVSLVLVLLLSGLTVLLFRSRLKIQNANNRVLEANASVLANQILLKSELLEELKQKMEQLKSAGTKASKSQFFNIIRLLETSIKFEDDWSTFSKTLKEVDPSFFDRLGKEFPDLTNSEIRLIALIRLRLTNKEISNIIHVEPNSVKQSRYRLKKKLGLALNHDLAKFIYEF
- a CDS encoding TolC family protein, translating into MWKSEQISRAICIAVLLSIATSCAMGQERQTWSLKDCITHALQHNISVKDAELAQDASEIDLKQSKWQRMPNLSGSASQSLTNGNSIDPITSDYVTKQIHSTSVGLSSQLTLYQGSKLANQIKQNKLLLEQNSFYVQEAKNSIILSITEAFVQAMYNWESIGIAQDALAISEKQLESARIRYEAGATASKDFVDAQSQLATSKYNLINARNNYEMQILTLKQLLELEPGTPFEIADADLENTEVALIPKVIDVYQKALGSRPEIRSSEVNIAVNEKGLAIAKGSYLPTLALSGSLGTGYTSTQNLSFIDQFDFNFNQRATVSLSVPIYNRHNTKYQVQTAKVNIERAKLKKATAEKALFRNVETAWQNATASQEKLIAAKAALVAAKAAYDLSKKQQELGSLSTFDLGVAQNTYTNAEQNVVQAKYLTILYTQLLDFYQNQQ
- a CDS encoding efflux RND transporter periplasmic adaptor subunit; this translates as MNYRILRIVIGSIAIIAAVIFCYFYFSDSAANEVQVETLVVEKGSVAKVVTATGTVQPITQVEVGTQVSGVVEKIYVDFNSQVKAGQLLAELDKVNLEAALLQSQASYDNIVNERNYLQGIHDRQKTLYDRQLLSQSDYDQALYNLNNAKSSVIQRESDLQRAKTNLGYAKIYSPISGVVLSKNVDEGQTVAASYSTPTLFTIAQDLKQMQVEADVDEADIGQVIEGQRVSFTVDAYQGEEFTGKVTQVRLNPTTTSNVVTYTVVIRAENPELKLKPGLTAVVSIYTLELNDILTIQSKVVNFQPDIDLIVQYRNQHGIVSEMPDKIPPLGKDGKKPEGMPEGFFPMGKTSKRPDGKMPEGFPPLPNGSKMVWKLENGDIRPSPVTLGASDGINVEILSGLLEGDTVIFSMKSISNEASGPAGPDAASSPFVPKMPGGKRK
- a CDS encoding ABC transporter ATP-binding protein codes for the protein MVKTIVQIEDLRRSFVMGNETVHALKGVSLRIEEGEFVTIMGSSGSGKSTLLNILGCLDKPTSGSYLIDGMPMNEQSKNQLAEIRNKKLGFIFQSYNLLPRTTAIENVELPLFYNSSISSSERRKRAIDALESVGLSDRLDHTPAQLSGGQQQRVAIARSLVNDPVVIFADEATGNLDTRTSYEIMALFQDLNKRGKTIIFVTHEPDIAAFSKRTIVLKDGHIIKDELNPKILVAAESLASMPIDED
- a CDS encoding ABC transporter permease, translating into MRVLNLLKIAFKAILLNKVRSLLTMLGIIIGVASVIAMLAIGEGSKASIRSQISSMGSNMITIRAGADMRGGVRMSGSDMQSLTLSDLKLIEEEATLISSISPQVSGNGQAIRGANNWPTSIYGVSTEYVTIKTLEMTDGNMFTDKEVQSAAKVAVIGQTVRENLFSDGEDPVGQTIRYGNIPFRIIGVLSPKGENTFGQDQDDVILAPYTAVQKRILAIDYLHSILASAKSEEDAPAAVEEVSEILRKSHKLSDYDADDFNVMSMEELIATFSSTTEMLTVLLVAIAGISLLIGGIGIMNIMYVSVKERTREIGLRLAVGGKETDILMQFLIEAVMISITGGVLGVIIGLGATFAIENILNWPIVVTANSIIISFTVCAITGIFFGWYPARKASSLDPIVALRYE